The following are from one region of the Sandaracinus amylolyticus genome:
- a CDS encoding HEAT repeat domain-containing protein, which translates to MSRPVRSGLVVLLVLSALGAWLASRDAASESRATRPARSDAPEDELVYRVELHQEDDKRLGEGAGEAGVLDLEGTLAVRPLGGRREALSLIDVARAELRIGGGHVLASDDAAREALAGHVLVVEHDEHGSVVRFEREEGTSPIAMHLLELLALESQHGTATRERTAHGIVARHVEEHDGERVRRWDAYELLDVAQDEPVDRARVHGEQRIQEDTQGLVRLQGEERIDWTSADGARHARVRTRLSMARTGARVATLRAPARTIAHAPGEPIVSDDLERRLDEAQAEGMTREELATLIAIHGQGGLLPDHARSVWRAVGHLRAHPESARELESLFAASDATDAARRLILDLLAEAGCADAILRIVQSPAVLGTALEGEMLERAAFLPEPPSELAAHLASRLEHPVDPTFEMATAYALGNVARRIAPHDPRAADDARAQLGARLEREPDAARRAHWITALASAADPRDTESLERHARDDAPVVRVAVARGLGRTRTERARERLLELTRDTTIDVQDAALASLAEQELDGATMRGITASIESGSFSDAALGALVPVLRAGAAADADATLTTIGALQARGIDDAAIRARVAALRAELEGRPLL; encoded by the coding sequence TTGTCCCGCCCCGTCCGATCCGGTCTCGTCGTCCTCCTCGTCCTCTCCGCGCTCGGCGCGTGGCTCGCGTCACGTGATGCCGCGAGCGAATCGCGCGCGACGCGTCCCGCGCGCAGCGATGCGCCCGAGGACGAGCTCGTCTATCGCGTCGAGCTCCACCAGGAGGACGACAAGCGGCTCGGCGAGGGCGCGGGCGAGGCGGGCGTGCTCGATCTCGAGGGCACGCTCGCGGTGCGCCCGCTCGGAGGGCGGCGCGAGGCGCTCTCGCTGATCGACGTCGCGCGCGCCGAGCTGCGGATCGGCGGTGGGCACGTGCTCGCGTCGGACGACGCCGCGCGCGAGGCGCTCGCCGGTCACGTGCTCGTCGTCGAGCACGACGAGCACGGCAGCGTCGTGCGCTTCGAGCGCGAAGAGGGCACGAGCCCGATCGCGATGCACCTGCTCGAGCTCCTCGCGCTCGAGTCGCAGCACGGCACCGCGACGCGCGAGCGCACCGCGCACGGGATCGTCGCCCGCCACGTCGAGGAGCACGACGGCGAGCGGGTGCGGCGATGGGACGCGTACGAGCTGCTCGACGTCGCGCAGGACGAGCCCGTCGATCGCGCGCGGGTGCACGGCGAGCAACGGATCCAAGAAGACACCCAGGGCCTCGTGCGCCTGCAGGGCGAGGAGCGCATCGACTGGACCAGCGCGGACGGCGCGCGCCACGCGCGCGTGCGCACCCGCCTCTCGATGGCGCGCACCGGCGCGCGCGTCGCGACCTTGCGAGCCCCGGCGCGCACGATCGCCCACGCGCCGGGCGAGCCGATCGTCTCGGACGATCTCGAGCGTCGCCTCGACGAGGCGCAGGCCGAGGGCATGACGCGCGAGGAGCTCGCGACCCTGATCGCGATCCACGGTCAGGGCGGTCTGCTGCCCGATCATGCGCGCTCGGTGTGGCGCGCCGTGGGTCACCTGCGCGCGCATCCGGAGTCGGCGCGCGAGCTGGAGTCGCTCTTCGCGGCGAGCGACGCGACCGACGCAGCGCGCCGTCTCATCCTGGATCTCCTCGCGGAGGCAGGCTGTGCCGACGCGATCCTGCGCATCGTGCAGAGCCCCGCGGTGCTCGGCACCGCGCTCGAGGGCGAGATGCTCGAGCGGGCGGCCTTCCTGCCCGAGCCGCCGAGCGAGCTCGCCGCGCACCTCGCGTCGCGGCTCGAGCACCCCGTCGATCCCACGTTCGAGATGGCGACCGCGTACGCGCTGGGCAACGTCGCGCGCCGGATCGCGCCCCACGATCCCCGCGCCGCCGACGACGCACGCGCACAGCTCGGCGCACGCCTCGAGCGCGAGCCCGACGCCGCGCGCCGGGCGCACTGGATCACCGCGCTCGCGAGCGCCGCCGATCCGCGCGACACCGAATCCCTCGAGCGCCACGCGCGCGACGATGCGCCGGTGGTGCGCGTCGCGGTCGCGCGGGGCCTCGGGCGCACCCGCACCGAGCGCGCCCGCGAGCGCCTCCTCGAGCTCACCCGTGACACGACGATCGACGTGCAGGACGCCGCGCTCGCGTCGCTCGCCGAGCAAGAGCTCGACGGCGCGACGATGCGCGGCATCACGGCCTCGATCGAGTCGGGCTCGTTCTCCGATGCGGCGCTCGGCGCGCTGGTGCCGGTGCTCCGCGCGGGCGCGGCGGCCGACGCGGACGCGACCCTGACGACCATCGGCGCGCTGCAGGCGCGCGGCATCGACGACGCCGCGATCCGGGCGCGCGTCGCCGCCCTCCGCGCCGAGCTCGAAGGCCGCCCCTTGCTCTGA